DNA sequence from the Bradyrhizobium sp. CIAT3101 genome:
TGAGAGCCAGGCCGCAGGTGCAGGCCGGGCTCGCGATCGGAAAATTCGTGAAAGAGCCGTTCGACGAGGAATCACGCAAGATCATGTTCGGCCAGCGGGCTAAGGAAGTGTTGGGAAAGAGGTAGTGCTCCTCATGGTGAGGAGCGCCGCAGGCGCGTCTCGAACCATGAAGGCCCGGTTGTCACCCGCGGCCATCCTTCGAGACGGCCGCTATGCGGCCTCCTCAGGATGAGGTCCGTCAGTAAAGGAAACACCATGATCGAGTTCTTCTTCGACTGTTCCAGCCCCTGGACCTATCTCGCCTTCCACAACATCCAGCCGCTCGCGAGCGAGCTCGGCGCCGAGATCATCTGGCGGCCGATCCTGGTTGGCGGCATCTTCAACACCGTCAACCCGAGCGTCTACGCGCAGCGGGAGACGCCGGTGCCGTTGAAGGCGCGTTACATGAAGAAGGACCTCGCCGACTGGGCGCGCTCGGCTGGCCTTGCGATCAAGATGCCGCCGACGGTGTTTCCGGTGAACAGCGTCAAGGCGATGCGCGGCTGCATCTGGTTGGGCAAGGACATGGTGCCGTTCGCCACGAGCGTGTTCGAGGCCTATTGGGGCGCTGACAAGGACATTTCGCAGGACGCGGTGCTGGCCGAGATCTGCAAGAAAGCCGGCATCGACGAGCAAAAGTTCTTCGCGGGCATCTCGGAGCAGGCGATCAAGGACCAGCTCAAAGCCAACACGGAGGAGGTCGTCGCCCGCGGCGGCTTCGGCTCGCCGACGATCTTCGTCAACAAGACCGACATGTATTTCGGCAATGACCGCCTGCCGCTGATCCGCGAGGCGCTTAAGCGCAGCAAGGCGAGCGCGGCCTGATGGTACGGGCTGTTGTTTGCCGCGCGCTCGGTGCGCCCGAGCGCTTGCTGCTGGAAGAGTTTCCCTCGCGCGCCCTGAAGCCGGGCGAGGTCCGTGTCGCGATCCGCGCCGCTGGCCTGAATTTCCCTGATGTGCTGATGGCCGCCGGCGAATACCAGCTCAAGCCCGAGTTGCCGTTCACGCCCGGTATGGAAGCCGCCGGCGATGTGACTGAAGTCGGCGCGGAGGCGAAGGGCGTCGCTATCGGCGACAAGGTCATCGTCAAGATGCGTCACGGCGCCTTCACGGATGAAGCCGTGGTGACGCCGGCGCAGCTCACGCCGATGCCGTCGACGTTCGACTATGCGGAAGGTGCGACCTATCTCGCCGGTCACGGCACGGCCTATCACGCGCTGATCGATCGCGGCCGGGTCGAGCCCGGCGAGGTATTGCTGGTGCACGGCGCCGGCGGCGGCGTCGGCCTTGCGGCTGTCGAGATCGGCAAGATGCTGGGCGCGACCGTGATCGCGACGGCGTCCAGCGACGAGAAGCTGGCCATTGCCAAATCGCGCGGTGCTGATCATCTCGTGCGCTACGACCGCGAACCGTTTCGTGATGCCGTCAAGCGCATCACCGATGGCCGCGGCGCCGACGTGGTGTTCGATCCTGTCGGCGGCGACGTGTTCGAGAACTCGATGCGCTGCATCGCCTGGGGCGCGCGGCTGCTGGTGATCGGTTTCACCGGAGGCATCGGCTCGGCCAAGACCAATTTGCTGCTGATCAAGGGCGCCAGCGTGTTAGGGGTGCGTGCGGGCGAGGCGGTGCGGAAAAATCCGGCGCTTGGCGAAGTGCGCCTGAAGGCGCTGCTGCAATGGGCGGAGGAGGGCAAGCTGCGCCCGAACATTTCGCATCGCCTGCCGTTGGAGGATTACGCCAAGGCGATGCGGTTGCTGCTCGACCGCAAGGCGATCGGGCGCGTGGCGCTGGTGATGGATTGACGGTGCCGCTATGTTCGTAGGGCGGATTAGCGAAGCGTAATCCGCCGTTTGATTGCCGCGAGAGAAGTGGCGGGTTACGCCTTCGGCTAACCCGCCCTACGAAGCTACTTGTATTCCCGCTCCGTCCACCAAGGGAAATAGTCCGGCATATCGCTCGACACCTTGTTCTTGAACTGCGCCGGCCGCTTCTCCAGGAACGACACCACGCCTTCCTTCACATCCTCGGAGCGGCCACGGGCGTAGATGCCGCGGCTGTCGACCTTGTGGGCTTCCATCGGATCGTCCGCGCCCATCATGCGCCACATCATCTGCCGGATCAGCGCCACCGACACCGGCGCGGTCTTGGCCGCGAATTCCTTGGCGAGCGCGCGGGCGGTCGGCAACAGATCATCCGGCGCCACGACCTTACTGACGAGGCGACCGGCGAGCGCTTCCTGGGCCGGGAAGACGCGGCCCGAATAGCACCATTCCAGCGCCTGCGAGATGCCGACGATGCGCGGCAGGAACCAGCTCGAGGCCGCCTCCGGCACGATGCCGCGCTGGGAGAACACGAAGCCGAAGCGCGCTGCGTCCGAGGCGATGCGGATGTCCATGGCGAGCTGCATGGTGACGCCGATGCCGACGGCTGGCCCGTTCACCGCGGCGATCACCGGCTTCAGGCACTTGAAGATGCGCAAGGTGACCTGGCCGCCGCCATCCCGCACCTGCGGATCGCTGTAATCGACCTTGCCGTCGGCAAAGCGCTTCACCGGCCCGCGCCGCGCGTCGCGATCAAAGGTATCCGCGCCCGACGAGAGGTCCGCGCCCGCGCAAAATCCGCGGCCGGCGCCGGTGACGATGATGGCGCGGACATTGTCGTCCTTGTCGGCGGCATCGAACGCGTCGATCAACTCGGCCTGCATCTGCGCGTTGAAGGCGTTGAGCTTGTCGGGCCGGTTCAGCGTGATGGTGAGGATCTGCTCGGCGACCTCGTATTTGATCGTCTCATACGCCATGTGGTTTCCTTCCTTAGCTTAAATGCGGTCTCGATGAGACGAGACGCACGGTCGCCACTGTCCGTCTTGCGCGGACTGGGCATCTGATGATGCAGTACAAGAACGTGGATGGCCGGGACAAGCCCGGCCATGACGGAGAAAGCTACCTCGCCGGCGGCTTCGGCCAGGGCTGCTGCGCCCCGCGCAGGCCCTCGAAGGCCTTGGCCATGCCGAGTACGCCGATATCGTCGAAGCGGCGGCCGACGATCTGCACGCCGATGGGAAAACCGTTGGCGTCGAAGCCGCCATTGATGGAGACGGCCGGGTTCTCCGACATATTCCACGGTACGGTATAGCAGATGTGCTCGAACGGCCGCATCGGATCGTTGGTGGGCGAGGCCCATTCCGCCGCATAGTTCACGTTCGGCGCGGTCGGCGAGATCACATAGTCGAGCTCGCAGAACAGTTTTGAGGCCGCAGCGCGGATCGCCATGGTCTGGTTGAAGCCACGGATGACGTCGACGCCCGACAGCTTCGCGCCGGACGCGCCCCATTTGAAGATATAGGGCAGCACCTTTGCCTGTTCGGCCGGCGTCAACTTCGACAGATCGTCCCACATCCGCGCGCGCCAGAAATTGTCGAGACCATCGAGCATCTCGCGCGTGAGGATGCCGTCGACCTCGGTGACGACGCTGCCAGCGGATTCGAACGCCTTTGCGGCTTTCACCGCGACGTCGCGGACCGGCTTTTCCGCCGGCAGGCCGACGCCGGCATCGAGCATCAGGCCGATCCGCAATTTGCGCGGAGATTTTTCCAGCCCTTTCCAGTTCAGCGGCTCTGCCGGCAGGCTCATGCCGTCGCGCCGGTCGGGCTTGGCGATCACGCTCATCATCAGCGCGCAATCGTCGACCGTGCGGGTCATGGGGCCGGCGACGCGGCCCACATAAGTGGGATCGATCGGCACGCGGCCAAAGCTGGGCTTCAGGCCGACGAGACCGCACCAGCCCGCGGGCAGGCGCACCGAGCCGCCGATATCGGTGCCGAGATGCAGCGGCCCATAGCCGGCCGCCGCAGCAGCGCCTGCACCCGCGCTGGAGCCGCCGGGGTTTTTTGAGAGATCCCAGGGATTGCGCGCGAGCGCATGGAACGAGGAGAGCCCCGATGACAGCATGCCGTAATCGGGCATGGTGGTCTTGGCGAAGATGATCGCACCAGCCTCACGCAGACGCGCGGCAGGCGGGGCGTCCTTCTCGGCCGGCACGAGCTTGACGCTCGCAGCCCCCAGCGGCACCGGCACGCCCTTGGTCGCAATATTGTCCTTCACCGTGACAGGCACGCCGTCGAGCGGGCCTGACGGTTCGCCGCCTGACCAGCGCGCGGTCGAGGCGGCTGCGGCCTCCCGCGCGCTGTCGGGATCGAACGCATAGAGCGCCTTCAGGTGCGGCTCCCACGCAGCGACATGCGCAAGCACGTCCTCCAGCACCTCGCTCGGCGAGAACTGCTTGGCCCGATAGCCCGCGATCAGATCGACGGCGGACAGATCGTGCAGCGAGGTGACCGCCTCTTCGACGCTCTTTTTCTGCATTGTTAAGCGACCGGCATGCGCGTTTCGATGATCCGGGCGAACATGCTGGCGCCGATCGGCAGGATCTTGTCGTCGAGTACGAAGCCGGGATTGTGCACGGGCACCGAGCCGTCATGACCGACCCAGAAATAGGC
Encoded proteins:
- a CDS encoding crotonase/enoyl-CoA hydratase family protein — its product is MAYETIKYEVAEQILTITLNRPDKLNAFNAQMQAELIDAFDAADKDDNVRAIIVTGAGRGFCAGADLSSGADTFDRDARRGPVKRFADGKVDYSDPQVRDGGGQVTLRIFKCLKPVIAAVNGPAVGIGVTMQLAMDIRIASDAARFGFVFSQRGIVPEAASSWFLPRIVGISQALEWCYSGRVFPAQEALAGRLVSKVVAPDDLLPTARALAKEFAAKTAPVSVALIRQMMWRMMGADDPMEAHKVDSRGIYARGRSEDVKEGVVSFLEKRPAQFKNKVSSDMPDYFPWWTEREYK
- a CDS encoding 2-hydroxychromene-2-carboxylate isomerase; the encoded protein is MIEFFFDCSSPWTYLAFHNIQPLASELGAEIIWRPILVGGIFNTVNPSVYAQRETPVPLKARYMKKDLADWARSAGLAIKMPPTVFPVNSVKAMRGCIWLGKDMVPFATSVFEAYWGADKDISQDAVLAEICKKAGIDEQKFFAGISEQAIKDQLKANTEEVVARGGFGSPTIFVNKTDMYFGNDRLPLIREALKRSKASAA
- a CDS encoding NADPH:quinone oxidoreductase family protein, with product MVRAVVCRALGAPERLLLEEFPSRALKPGEVRVAIRAAGLNFPDVLMAAGEYQLKPELPFTPGMEAAGDVTEVGAEAKGVAIGDKVIVKMRHGAFTDEAVVTPAQLTPMPSTFDYAEGATYLAGHGTAYHALIDRGRVEPGEVLLVHGAGGGVGLAAVEIGKMLGATVIATASSDEKLAIAKSRGADHLVRYDREPFRDAVKRITDGRGADVVFDPVGGDVFENSMRCIAWGARLLVIGFTGGIGSAKTNLLLIKGASVLGVRAGEAVRKNPALGEVRLKALLQWAEEGKLRPNISHRLPLEDYAKAMRLLLDRKAIGRVALVMD
- a CDS encoding amidase, yielding MQKKSVEEAVTSLHDLSAVDLIAGYRAKQFSPSEVLEDVLAHVAAWEPHLKALYAFDPDSAREAAAASTARWSGGEPSGPLDGVPVTVKDNIATKGVPVPLGAASVKLVPAEKDAPPAARLREAGAIIFAKTTMPDYGMLSSGLSSFHALARNPWDLSKNPGGSSAGAGAAAAAGYGPLHLGTDIGGSVRLPAGWCGLVGLKPSFGRVPIDPTYVGRVAGPMTRTVDDCALMMSVIAKPDRRDGMSLPAEPLNWKGLEKSPRKLRIGLMLDAGVGLPAEKPVRDVAVKAAKAFESAGSVVTEVDGILTREMLDGLDNFWRARMWDDLSKLTPAEQAKVLPYIFKWGASGAKLSGVDVIRGFNQTMAIRAAASKLFCELDYVISPTAPNVNYAAEWASPTNDPMRPFEHICYTVPWNMSENPAVSINGGFDANGFPIGVQIVGRRFDDIGVLGMAKAFEGLRGAQQPWPKPPAR